CGACCACTTTTACATCCCGTCATTGGACCTTATGGTGATCCGGTAACGCGGCGGTTGGCTACGCCAGCAGACGGACGGGAAATGGATCACCATCACCACCGCTCAATCTGGATTGCACACGGAGAAGTGAACGGTGCGGACAACTGGTCAGAAGGCGAATCTCACGGACGGATCTTGCACCGTGACTTTGAATTGCTCGAAAGCGGACCTGTTCTGGGGCGCATTGTATCAAATAGCGACTGGGTGGGCATGGATGGTTGGACAGGACCTCCGGGTAGAAATCGCGAGATTTTGGATCAGCGTGCAGAGTGGGTTGTGTACAACACACCCTCTTCTGTGCGAATCATGGATTTGCACCTCACGCTCATCGCCCGAAATATGGATGTGTTATTCGGTGACACAAAAGAAGGCGGTCTGGCGTCTATTCGCGTGGAAGAGACAATGGAGGTAAAACGCGACCTGGGCGGCAAAATCGAGAACGGCATTGGCGGCATTGATGAAGATGAGACCTGGGGAAAACGCGCGCCCTGGTGCCATTATTCAGGTCCAGTAAACGGCAATATAACAGGCGTTGCCATCATGGATCATCCCGACAGCTTTCGGCATCCCACGCACTGGCACGTACGCAATTACGGGTTGATGACAGCCAATCCTTTTGGACACTCGTATTTTTACGGCGACGAAAGCCGGCGCGGGCATCACACACTCTCGCAGGGCGAGTCGCTCGTCGGCATTTATCGCTATTATTTTCACAAAGGCGACGCCACCGATGGCAATATCCGCGAGCGGTATCACGACTTCGCCCACCCGCCGAAGGTTGAACAGGATTAAAGGATTAAATCATGGACCTCAATCTCACCGATAAAGTCGTCCTCATCACCGGGGGCAGTCGCGGCATTGGCCGCGCAACCGCATTGCGATTTGCCGCAGAAGGTTGCAATATCGCCTTGTGCGCGCGCGGGCAAGCGGGCATAGACAAAACACTCGAAGAAATTCGCGCACACGACGTCGAGGCATTTGGACTCGCGCTCGATGTAGCCGAACCCGGCGAAACCGAGCGATTCGTCAATGCAGCCGCAGATGAACTCGGCGGTGTTGATATCCTCGTCAACAATGTGGGCGGCACAGCCGGATCGCGCGAACTGCTCACCTCCACAGACGCCGACTGGCAACAAACCTTTGACCTCAACCTTTTTCACGCGGTTCGCGCCAGCCGCGCAGCTGTTCCCCACATGACCAAAAGAAATGGCGGCAGTATTGTCACCATCTCCTCCATATCGGGCTGGAAACCCGCAAACCGGGGCGCGCAATACGGCGCAACCAAAGCGGCTGAAATATTTCTCGCTGGCGCACTCGCGTGGGAATTGGCAGCACACAACATTCGCGTCAACACCGTCTGCCCGGGCTCGCTCCTTTTTCCTGGCGGCGGTTGGGAACGCTTCCAAAACGAAACACCGGAAGAATACGAAATATTCCGCACGCGCGAATTTCCCGCACAGCGACTCGGCACGGACTTTGAAGTCGCCGATGTCATCGTATTTCTCTCATCCGATCGCGCGAGTTGGATCAACGGCGCATCCATTCCCGTTGACGGCGCGCAGGGAAGACCCACGGCTTTTTGAATGCAATAAGCTGTTGTACAATGATAAATCGGGCATATCAAGTCATACGATAT
This sequence is a window from Gemmatimonadota bacterium. Protein-coding genes within it:
- a CDS encoding SDR family NAD(P)-dependent oxidoreductase, translating into MDLNLTDKVVLITGGSRGIGRATALRFAAEGCNIALCARGQAGIDKTLEEIRAHDVEAFGLALDVAEPGETERFVNAAADELGGVDILVNNVGGTAGSRELLTSTDADWQQTFDLNLFHAVRASRAAVPHMTKRNGGSIVTISSISGWKPANRGAQYGATKAAEIFLAGALAWELAAHNIRVNTVCPGSLLFPGGGWERFQNETPEEYEIFRTREFPAQRLGTDFEVADVIVFLSSDRASWINGASIPVDGAQGRPTAF
- a CDS encoding PmoA family protein; translated protein: MATVKLTVHAGPHNRINCPVSTVVETPESATTATLSTGDSEVPCQVTPAGDGLQINFIVDHLEAGKTAEYELTLGKEPADSGRGVEVTQGENEVSVSIGGQHFTTYCHGTELARPLLHPVIGPYGDPVTRRLATPADGREMDHHHHRSIWIAHGEVNGADNWSEGESHGRILHRDFELLESGPVLGRIVSNSDWVGMDGWTGPPGRNREILDQRAEWVVYNTPSSVRIMDLHLTLIARNMDVLFGDTKEGGLASIRVEETMEVKRDLGGKIENGIGGIDEDETWGKRAPWCHYSGPVNGNITGVAIMDHPDSFRHPTHWHVRNYGLMTANPFGHSYFYGDESRRGHHTLSQGESLVGIYRYYFHKGDATDGNIRERYHDFAHPPKVEQD